The following are encoded together in the Xanthobacter autotrophicus Py2 genome:
- a CDS encoding Pyruvate dehydrogenase (acetyl-transferring) (PFAM: dehydrogenase E1 component~KEGG: nha:Nham_1749 pyruvate dehydrogenase (lipoamide)): protein MAKKSIARVADASAPAPFTKDQDLLAYREMLLIRRFEEKAGQMYGMGLIGGFCHLYIGQEAVVVGMQMAMKPGDQVITGYRDHGHMLSTGMAARGVMAELTGRRGGLSKGKGGSMHMFSIEKQFFGGHGIVGAQVSLGTGLAFADRYRNNGAVSVTYFGDGAANQGQVYESFNMAELWKLPVVYVIENNKYAMGTSVSRASAQQDFSKRGTSFNIPGEQVDGMDVQAVKAAGERALAFAREGNGPYILEMQTYRYRGHSMSDPAKYRSKEEVQKMRTEHDPIEQVRNRLLETHGATEDELKKFDAEVREIVNEATDFATNDPEPDASELYTDILR, encoded by the coding sequence ATGGCCAAAAAGTCTATTGCCCGCGTTGCCGATGCCTCGGCCCCGGCCCCCTTCACCAAAGACCAGGATCTTCTCGCCTACCGCGAGATGCTGCTCATCCGCCGCTTCGAGGAGAAGGCCGGCCAGATGTACGGCATGGGCCTCATCGGCGGCTTCTGCCATCTCTACATCGGCCAGGAGGCCGTGGTGGTGGGCATGCAGATGGCCATGAAGCCGGGTGACCAGGTCATCACCGGCTATCGCGACCACGGCCACATGCTGTCCACCGGCATGGCCGCCCGCGGCGTCATGGCCGAGCTGACGGGCCGCCGCGGCGGCCTGTCCAAGGGCAAGGGCGGCTCGATGCACATGTTCAGCATCGAGAAGCAGTTCTTCGGCGGCCACGGTATCGTCGGCGCCCAGGTCTCGCTCGGCACCGGCCTCGCCTTCGCCGATCGCTACCGCAACAATGGCGCCGTCTCGGTCACCTATTTCGGCGACGGCGCGGCCAACCAGGGCCAAGTCTACGAGAGCTTCAACATGGCCGAGCTGTGGAAGCTCCCGGTCGTGTATGTGATCGAGAACAACAAGTATGCCATGGGCACCTCGGTGTCCCGCGCCTCGGCGCAGCAGGACTTCTCCAAGCGCGGCACCTCCTTCAACATCCCCGGCGAGCAGGTGGATGGCATGGACGTGCAGGCGGTGAAGGCCGCCGGCGAGCGGGCGCTCGCCTTCGCCCGCGAGGGCAACGGTCCCTACATCCTGGAAATGCAGACCTACCGCTATCGCGGTCACTCCATGTCGGACCCGGCCAAGTACCGGTCCAAGGAGGAGGTCCAGAAGATGCGCACCGAGCACGATCCCATCGAGCAGGTCCGCAACCGTCTGCTGGAAACCCACGGCGCGACCGAGGACGAGCTGAAGAAGTTCGACGCCGAGGTCCGCGAGATCGTCAACGAGGCGACGGACTTCGCCACCAACGATCCCGAGCCCGACGCGTCGGAGCTGTACACGGACATCCTGCGCTGA
- a CDS encoding Transketolase central region (PFAM: biotin/lipoyl attachment domain-containing protein; Transketolase central region; Transketolase domain protein~KEGG: bra:BRADO4086 pyruvate dehydrogenase E1 component, beta subunit): MAIEVLMPALSPTMEKGNLTKWLKKEGDTVKSGDVLAEIETDKATMEVESIDEGILGRILVPEGAQDVAVNTPIATILADGEDANAAPAPAPKAAESAPAPATAPAPAAPAVIAPQAVAQPDPEVPAGTEFVTQTVREALRDAMAEEMRRDGDVFVMGEEVAEYQGAYKITQGLLQEFGERRVIDTPITEHGFAGVGVGAAMAGLKPIIEFMTFNFAMQAIDHIINSAAKTLYMSGGQMHCSVVFRGPNGAAARVAAQHSQDYTSWYSNVPGLRVIAPYTAADAKGLLKAAIRDPNPVIFLENEILYGHSFEVPKLDDFVLPIGKARIARSGKDVTLVSFSIGMTYALKAADELAKQGIEAEVIDLRTIRPMDVDTIIASVKKTGRCVSVEEGWPQSGVGAEIVAQLMDKAFDYLDAPVLRVTGKDVPMPYAANLEKLALPTVADVIAAVHAVTYR, encoded by the coding sequence ATGGCCATCGAAGTCCTCATGCCGGCCCTGTCTCCCACCATGGAGAAGGGCAATCTCACCAAGTGGCTCAAGAAGGAAGGCGACACCGTCAAATCCGGTGACGTGCTTGCCGAGATCGAGACCGACAAGGCCACCATGGAGGTGGAGTCCATCGACGAAGGAATCCTCGGCCGCATCCTCGTACCCGAGGGCGCCCAGGACGTGGCGGTGAACACCCCCATCGCCACCATCCTCGCCGACGGCGAAGATGCGAACGCCGCTCCGGCTCCCGCCCCCAAGGCGGCCGAGAGCGCCCCGGCCCCGGCCACAGCGCCCGCCCCCGCGGCGCCGGCGGTGATCGCCCCGCAGGCGGTGGCCCAGCCCGATCCGGAAGTGCCGGCCGGCACCGAATTCGTCACCCAGACCGTCCGCGAGGCCCTGCGCGACGCCATGGCCGAGGAAATGCGCCGCGACGGCGATGTCTTCGTCATGGGCGAGGAAGTGGCCGAGTATCAGGGCGCCTACAAGATCACCCAGGGGCTGCTCCAGGAGTTCGGCGAGCGGCGCGTGATCGATACCCCCATCACCGAGCATGGCTTTGCCGGCGTCGGCGTGGGTGCGGCCATGGCGGGCCTGAAGCCCATCATCGAGTTCATGACCTTCAACTTCGCCATGCAGGCCATCGACCACATCATCAACTCGGCGGCGAAGACCCTGTATATGTCGGGCGGGCAGATGCACTGCTCCGTCGTGTTCCGCGGCCCCAACGGCGCCGCCGCCCGCGTCGCCGCCCAGCACAGCCAGGACTACACCTCCTGGTACTCCAACGTGCCCGGCCTGCGGGTGATCGCGCCCTATACGGCGGCCGACGCCAAGGGCCTCCTGAAGGCCGCCATCCGCGACCCCAACCCGGTCATCTTCCTTGAGAACGAGATCCTCTACGGCCACTCCTTCGAGGTGCCGAAGCTGGATGATTTCGTGCTGCCCATCGGCAAGGCGCGCATCGCCCGGAGCGGCAAGGACGTGACCCTGGTTTCCTTCTCCATCGGCATGACCTATGCGCTGAAGGCGGCGGACGAGCTGGCCAAGCAGGGCATCGAGGCGGAGGTCATCGACCTGCGCACCATCCGCCCCATGGACGTGGACACCATCATCGCCTCGGTGAAGAAGACCGGCCGCTGCGTGAGCGTGGAAGAGGGCTGGCCGCAGTCCGGCGTCGGCGCCGAGATCGTCGCCCAGCTCATGGACAAGGCCTTCGACTATCTCGACGCCCCGGTGCTGCGCGTCACGGGCAAGGACGTGCCCATGCCGTACGCCGCCAACCTCGAGAAGCTGGCCCTGCCGACGGTCGCCGACGTGATCGCGGCCGTCCACGCCGTGACCTATCGCTGA
- a CDS encoding pyruvate dehydrogenase complex dihydrolipoamide acetyltransferase (TIGRFAM: pyruvate dehydrogenase complex dihydrolipoamide acetyltransferase~PFAM: biotin/lipoyl attachment domain-containing protein; catalytic domain of components of various dehydrogenase complexes; E3 binding domain protein~KEGG: bja:bll4779 dihydrolipoamide acetyltransferase): MPIEILMPALSPTMEKGNLAKWLKKEGDTVKSGDVLAEIETDKATMEVESIDEGILAKILVPEGSQDVPVNQLIALLAGEGEDVAAAAAGGGAKAAAAPAAAAAPAAAAPAAAAPAAAPAPAAAPASNGQGGRVFASPLARRIAKDKGIDLAALAGSGPHGRIVARDLEGAKPGAKPAAAPAAAATPAPAAAPAPKAAVASAPGAEQVKAMFEAGSYEEVQLDGMRKTIARRLVESEQVTPTFFLTVDCDLDDLMALREQVNANASKDKDGKPSYRVSVNDFIIKAMALALQKVPAANAVWAEDRILRMKHSDVGVAVAIDGGLYAPIVKKAEQKTLSAISNEMRDLAGRARTKKLKPDEYSGGSTSVSNLGMMGIRNFTAIINAPQSSILAVGASEQRAVVRNGEIKAVMQMTVTMTCDHRVMDGALGAELLSAFKGFIEKPMSMLV, encoded by the coding sequence ATGCCCATCGAGATCCTGATGCCGGCCCTCTCCCCCACCATGGAGAAGGGCAACCTCGCCAAGTGGCTCAAGAAGGAAGGCGACACCGTCAAGTCCGGTGACGTTCTTGCCGAGATCGAGACCGACAAGGCGACCATGGAAGTCGAGTCCATCGACGAAGGCATCCTCGCCAAGATCCTGGTGCCGGAAGGCTCTCAGGACGTGCCGGTGAACCAGCTCATCGCCTTGCTGGCCGGTGAGGGCGAGGACGTGGCCGCCGCTGCCGCCGGTGGCGGTGCCAAGGCCGCTGCCGCTCCTGCGGCCGCTGCCGCGCCTGCGGCTGCTGCGCCCGCCGCTGCTGCGCCCGCCGCGGCTCCGGCGCCTGCCGCCGCTCCTGCCTCCAACGGCCAGGGCGGACGCGTGTTCGCCTCGCCGCTCGCCCGCCGGATCGCCAAGGACAAGGGCATCGACCTTGCCGCCCTCGCCGGCTCCGGCCCGCACGGCCGCATCGTCGCCCGCGACCTGGAAGGCGCCAAGCCCGGCGCCAAGCCGGCCGCTGCGCCCGCCGCTGCCGCCACTCCCGCGCCTGCCGCTGCTCCCGCCCCCAAGGCCGCGGTGGCCAGCGCGCCCGGCGCCGAGCAGGTCAAGGCCATGTTCGAGGCCGGCAGCTACGAGGAAGTGCAGCTCGACGGCATGCGCAAGACCATTGCGCGCCGCCTGGTGGAGAGCGAGCAGGTGACCCCCACCTTCTTCCTCACCGTGGACTGCGACCTCGACGACCTCATGGCCCTGCGCGAGCAGGTGAACGCCAATGCGTCCAAGGACAAGGACGGCAAGCCGTCCTACCGTGTCTCGGTCAACGACTTCATCATCAAGGCCATGGCGCTGGCGCTCCAGAAGGTGCCCGCCGCCAATGCGGTGTGGGCCGAAGACCGCATCCTGCGCATGAAGCATTCGGACGTGGGCGTGGCGGTGGCCATTGACGGCGGTCTCTACGCTCCCATCGTGAAGAAGGCGGAGCAGAAGACCCTGTCCGCCATCTCCAACGAGATGCGCGACCTTGCCGGCCGTGCCCGCACCAAGAAGCTGAAGCCGGATGAATATTCCGGCGGCTCCACCTCGGTGTCGAACCTCGGCATGATGGGAATCCGGAACTTCACCGCCATCATCAACGCGCCGCAGTCCTCCATCCTCGCGGTGGGCGCTTCGGAGCAGCGCGCCGTGGTCCGCAATGGCGAGATCAAGGCGGTGATGCAGATGACCGTCACCATGACCTGTGACCACCGGGTGATGGATGGCGCGCTCGGCGCCGAGCTGCTCAGCGCGTTCAAGGGCTTCATCGAGAAGCCCATGAGCATGCTGGTGTGA
- a CDS encoding protein of unknown function DUF465 (PFAM: protein of unknown function DUF465~KEGG: jan:Jann_1847 protein of unknown function DUF465): MSHTPHELAADFPEYAEKIQALKLSDAHFAKLSEAYHEVNRQVHRAETDVEPTGDAEIEALRRERVRLKDELFAILSK, from the coding sequence ATGAGCCACACGCCCCACGAGCTTGCCGCCGACTTCCCGGAATATGCCGAGAAGATCCAGGCCCTGAAGCTGTCCGACGCCCATTTCGCCAAGCTCAGCGAGGCCTATCACGAGGTGAACCGCCAGGTTCATCGCGCCGAGACCGACGTGGAGCCCACCGGCGACGCCGAGATCGAGGCCCTGCGCCGCGAGCGCGTGCGCCTGAAGGACGAACTCTTCGCCATCCTGTCCAAGTGA
- a CDS encoding nucleoside 2-deoxyribosyltransferase (PFAM: nucleoside 2-deoxyribosyltransferase~KEGG: bja:bll2650 hypothetical protein): MKLYLAGPEVFLDDAREIGRRKVELCTRFGFIGLYPLDGDPLLDAAAGAASHSIFAANLALMRSADALIANLTPFRGISADPGTAFEVGFAFALGKPVAAYSNLPGELKHRAHSTIGVAGDAEAVPTLLADGLHVEDFGHFDNLMLAEALAASRLPVIQAQAPAADPFRDLTLFEQALSVLAEARSAGRLGTTPSLSHPEPAGQAHGEETFHG; this comes from the coding sequence ATGAAGCTCTACCTCGCCGGCCCCGAAGTGTTCCTCGACGACGCGCGCGAGATCGGCCGGCGCAAGGTGGAGCTGTGCACCCGCTTCGGCTTCATCGGACTCTATCCGCTGGACGGCGACCCGCTGCTGGATGCGGCGGCGGGGGCCGCGAGCCACTCCATATTCGCCGCCAACCTTGCCCTCATGCGCTCCGCCGATGCGCTTATCGCCAATCTCACCCCATTCCGGGGCATCAGCGCCGATCCGGGCACCGCGTTCGAGGTGGGCTTCGCCTTCGCTCTGGGCAAGCCGGTGGCGGCCTATTCCAACCTGCCGGGTGAGCTGAAGCATCGCGCCCATTCCACCATCGGTGTGGCCGGCGACGCCGAGGCTGTCCCCACGCTCTTGGCCGATGGGCTGCACGTGGAGGACTTCGGCCATTTCGACAATCTCATGCTGGCGGAAGCGCTTGCCGCCTCCCGGCTGCCGGTGATCCAGGCCCAGGCGCCTGCCGCCGACCCGTTCCGCGACCTCACCCTGTTCGAGCAGGCGCTCTCCGTTTTGGCCGAGGCCCGGTCCGCCGGCCGCCTTGGCACGACCCCATCCCTTTCCCATCCAGAACCCGCCGGACAGGCGCACGGCGAGGAGACCTTCCATGGCTGA
- a CDS encoding dihydrolipoamide dehydrogenase (TIGRFAM: dihydrolipoamide dehydrogenase~PFAM: FAD-dependent pyridine nucleotide-disulphide oxidoreductase; glucose-inhibited division protein A; pyridine nucleotide-disulphide oxidoreductase dimerisation region; FAD dependent oxidoreductase~KEGG: bja:bll4778 dihydrolipoamide dehydrogenase) — MADSYDIIVIGGGPGGYVAAIRAAQLGFKVAVVEKSHLGGICLNWGCIPTKALLRSAEIYHYMEHAKDYGLSAEKIGFDAAAVVKRSRGVSAQLAGGVAFLLNKNKVDVIWGKATFTAPGKIKVEASQNPPKGAKGGGDYTAKHIIVATGARPRALPGLEPDKKLIWTYFDAMVPEKMPKSLLVMGSGAIGIEFASFYRTMGTEVTVVEVLPQILPVEDEEIAAVARKRFEKLGMKILSGAKVTGVTKHADSITAHVEDAKGAKHDITVERMISAVGVVGNVEGLGLEAIGVKIERGCVVIDGYGRTNVPGVYAIGDIAGPPMLAHKAEHEGVICVETIKGLHTHPMDKNKIPGCTYCTPQIASVGLTEKKAKEAGREIKVGRFSFIGNGKAIALGEPDGLVKTIFDAKTGELLGAHMVGAEVTELIQGFVVAMNLETTEEDLIHTVFPHPTLSEMMHESVMSAYGRAIHS, encoded by the coding sequence ATGGCTGACAGTTACGACATCATCGTCATCGGCGGCGGGCCCGGCGGCTACGTGGCCGCCATCCGCGCCGCCCAGCTCGGCTTCAAGGTGGCCGTGGTGGAGAAGAGCCATCTCGGCGGCATCTGCCTGAACTGGGGCTGCATTCCCACCAAGGCTCTGCTGCGCTCGGCCGAGATCTATCACTACATGGAGCACGCCAAGGATTACGGCCTCTCCGCCGAGAAGATCGGCTTCGATGCGGCGGCCGTGGTGAAGCGCTCGCGCGGGGTCTCGGCCCAGCTGGCCGGCGGCGTGGCCTTCCTGCTCAACAAGAACAAGGTGGACGTGATCTGGGGCAAGGCGACCTTCACCGCCCCCGGCAAGATCAAGGTGGAAGCCAGCCAGAACCCGCCCAAGGGCGCCAAGGGCGGCGGCGACTACACCGCCAAGCACATCATCGTCGCCACCGGTGCCCGCCCGCGCGCGCTGCCGGGCCTTGAGCCCGACAAGAAGCTGATCTGGACCTATTTCGACGCCATGGTGCCGGAAAAGATGCCCAAGAGCCTGCTGGTGATGGGTTCGGGCGCCATCGGCATCGAGTTCGCCTCCTTCTATCGCACCATGGGCACCGAGGTGACCGTGGTGGAGGTGCTGCCTCAGATCCTCCCCGTGGAGGACGAGGAGATCGCTGCCGTCGCCCGCAAGCGCTTCGAGAAGCTCGGCATGAAGATCCTGTCCGGCGCCAAGGTGACCGGCGTCACCAAGCATGCCGACAGCATCACCGCGCATGTGGAGGATGCCAAGGGCGCCAAGCACGACATCACGGTGGAGCGCATGATCTCCGCCGTGGGCGTGGTGGGCAACGTGGAGGGCCTCGGCCTCGAGGCCATCGGCGTGAAAATCGAGCGCGGCTGCGTGGTCATCGACGGCTATGGCCGCACCAATGTGCCCGGCGTCTATGCCATCGGCGACATTGCCGGTCCGCCCATGCTGGCCCACAAGGCGGAGCACGAGGGCGTGATCTGCGTGGAGACCATCAAGGGCCTGCACACCCACCCCATGGACAAGAACAAGATCCCCGGCTGCACCTATTGCACGCCGCAGATCGCCTCCGTGGGCCTCACCGAGAAGAAGGCCAAGGAAGCCGGCCGCGAGATCAAGGTGGGCCGCTTCTCCTTCATCGGCAACGGCAAGGCCATCGCGCTGGGCGAGCCGGACGGCCTGGTGAAGACCATCTTCGACGCCAAGACCGGCGAGCTGCTGGGCGCCCACATGGTGGGCGCGGAAGTGACCGAGCTGATCCAGGGCTTCGTGGTGGCCATGAACCTTGAGACCACCGAGGAAGACCTAATCCACACGGTGTTCCCGCACCCGACCCTGTCGGAGATGATGCACGAGAGCGTCATGTCCGCCTACGGCCGCGCCATCCATTCGTGA
- a CDS encoding Transglycosylase-associated protein (PFAM: Transglycosylase-associated protein~KEGG: ret:RHE_CH02171 hypothetical conserved membrane protein), which yields MNNETYAFLSQPGVGFFSLIIIGIIAGWVAERVTASNHGLLTNLLVGVAGAFIGDKLASVLNVPVHGFFRTLIAAIVGAILLLWVWRAIRSR from the coding sequence ATGAACAACGAGACCTATGCGTTTCTGAGCCAGCCCGGCGTCGGCTTCTTCTCGCTCATCATCATCGGCATCATCGCCGGATGGGTGGCCGAGCGCGTCACCGCCAGCAACCACGGCCTTTTGACGAACCTTCTCGTCGGCGTCGCCGGCGCCTTCATCGGCGACAAGCTGGCCTCGGTGCTCAACGTGCCGGTTCACGGCTTCTTCCGCACCCTGATCGCGGCCATCGTCGGCGCCATCCTGCTGCTGTGGGTCTGGCGCGCGATCCGCTCGCGCTGA
- a CDS encoding conserved hypothetical protein (KEGG: bth:BT_1436 hypothetical protein): MIVSIIVGIIAGFLAEKIMSSSGGLLTNLVVGLVGGMLGGWVAGALGLTYIGDGVVDRIVVSTCGAILLLVIWRAVTGKRPA, from the coding sequence ATGATTGTCTCGATCATCGTCGGCATCATCGCCGGCTTCCTCGCCGAGAAGATCATGAGTTCGTCCGGCGGGCTGCTCACCAATCTGGTGGTGGGGCTCGTGGGCGGCATGCTGGGCGGCTGGGTGGCGGGGGCCCTCGGCCTCACCTATATCGGAGACGGGGTCGTGGACCGCATCGTGGTCTCCACCTGCGGGGCGATCCTGCTCCTCGTCATCTGGCGGGCGGTCACCGGCAAGCGGCCGGCCTGA
- a CDS encoding lipoic acid synthetase (TIGRFAM: lipoic acid synthetase~PFAM: Radical SAM domain protein~SMART: Elongator protein 3/MiaB/NifB~KEGG: bja:blr4477 lipoic Acid Synthetase) has translation MVTVIDTLARPRHPEKANRPETEVLRKPDWIRVKAPGSAGWSQTAEIVRANGLHTVCEEAGCPNIGECWEKKHATFMIMGDTCTRACAFCNVRTGMPEALDQGEPQKVGDAVAKLGLSHVVITSVDRDDLADGGAEHFARTIAAIRKASPGTTIEILTPDFLRKDGALEVVVAARPDVFNHNLETVPAKYLSVRPGARYFHSLRLLQKVKELDGSIFTKSGIMVGLGEERPEVLQLMDDLRSAEVDFITIGQYLQPTRKHHKVERFVTPDEFKAYETVAYAKGFLMVSASPLTRSSHHAGDDFEKLRAARVARLGRS, from the coding sequence ATGGTCACGGTCATCGACACCCTCGCCCGCCCGCGCCACCCGGAAAAGGCCAACCGTCCGGAAACCGAGGTGCTGCGCAAGCCCGACTGGATCCGCGTGAAGGCGCCGGGCTCGGCCGGCTGGTCGCAGACGGCGGAGATCGTGCGGGCCAACGGCCTGCACACCGTGTGCGAAGAGGCGGGCTGCCCCAATATCGGCGAGTGCTGGGAGAAGAAGCACGCCACCTTCATGATCATGGGCGACACCTGCACGCGGGCCTGCGCCTTCTGCAACGTGCGCACCGGCATGCCGGAAGCGCTCGACCAGGGCGAACCGCAGAAGGTGGGCGACGCCGTGGCCAAGCTCGGCCTCTCCCATGTGGTCATCACCTCCGTGGACCGGGACGACCTCGCCGACGGCGGCGCCGAGCACTTCGCCCGTACCATCGCCGCCATCCGCAAGGCGAGCCCCGGCACCACCATCGAGATCCTCACCCCGGACTTCCTGCGCAAGGACGGGGCGCTTGAGGTGGTGGTGGCGGCCAGGCCCGACGTGTTCAACCACAATCTGGAAACGGTGCCGGCCAAATATCTCTCGGTGCGGCCAGGCGCGCGCTATTTCCACTCCCTGCGCCTGCTGCAGAAGGTGAAGGAGCTGGACGGCTCCATCTTCACCAAGTCCGGCATCATGGTGGGCCTCGGCGAGGAGCGGCCCGAAGTGCTCCAGCTGATGGACGACCTGCGCTCGGCGGAGGTGGATTTCATCACCATCGGCCAGTATCTCCAGCCCACGCGCAAGCACCACAAGGTGGAGCGCTTCGTGACGCCGGACGAGTTCAAGGCCTATGAGACGGTCGCCTATGCCAAGGGCTTCCTGATGGTTTCGGCGAGCCCGCTCACGCGCTCGTCGCACCATGCGGGCGATGATTTCGAGAAATTGCGCGCGGCCCGGGTGGCGCGTCTCGGCCGGTCCTGA
- a CDS encoding cyclase/dehydrase (PFAM: cyclase/dehydrase~KEGG: rpb:RPB_2887 cyclase/dehydrase), producing MPSFSNARQVRHGARDMFDLVADVERYPEFVPLCQSLRVKRRMKSDEGVEILVADMTVAYKLIRETFTSRVTLDRPRLTIHVEYLDGPFSRLDNRWDFVGRGDDASEVKFFISYEFRSRTLAMLMGAMFDAAFRRFADAFEARADQVYGTVG from the coding sequence GTGCCATCCTTCTCCAACGCCCGGCAGGTGAGGCACGGGGCGCGGGACATGTTCGACCTCGTGGCCGACGTGGAGCGCTATCCCGAGTTCGTGCCCCTGTGCCAGTCGCTGCGGGTGAAGCGGCGCATGAAGTCCGACGAGGGCGTGGAGATCCTGGTGGCGGACATGACCGTCGCCTACAAGCTGATCCGCGAGACCTTCACCTCGCGGGTGACGCTGGACCGGCCCCGCCTCACCATCCATGTGGAATATCTCGACGGCCCCTTCAGCCGGCTCGACAACCGCTGGGACTTTGTCGGGCGCGGTGACGACGCGAGCGAGGTGAAATTCTTCATCTCCTACGAATTCCGCTCGCGCACCCTGGCCATGCTCATGGGCGCCATGTTCGATGCCGCCTTCCGCCGCTTCGCCGACGCCTTCGAGGCCCGCGCGGACCAGGTCTACGGCACGGTGGGGTAG
- a CDS encoding Rhodanese domain protein (PFAM: Rhodanese domain protein~KEGG: rpd:RPD_3458 rhodanese-like), which yields MPQTITRGFKLLLEEANARVETLTPQDAQRRIAEGALLVDVRDPRELEREGRIPGAFHCPRGMLEFWIDPESPYFKPPFGEDRAFIFLCAGGWRSALSAVTAQDMGLDPVAHVGGGFKAWKDAGGPVEA from the coding sequence ATGCCCCAGACCATCACCAGAGGCTTCAAGCTGCTCCTTGAAGAAGCCAACGCCCGAGTCGAAACGCTGACGCCGCAGGACGCCCAGCGCCGGATCGCCGAGGGCGCGCTGCTGGTGGACGTGCGGGACCCGCGCGAGCTGGAGCGGGAGGGCCGCATCCCCGGCGCCTTCCACTGTCCGCGCGGCATGCTGGAATTCTGGATCGACCCCGAGAGCCCCTATTTCAAGCCGCCTTTCGGGGAGGACCGGGCCTTCATCTTCCTCTGCGCGGGAGGCTGGCGCTCGGCCCTGTCGGCGGTCACGGCGCAGGACATGGGGCTGGATCCGGTGGCCCATGTGGGCGGCGGCTTCAAGGCCTGGAAGGACGCGGGCGGACCGGTGGAGGCCTAA
- a CDS encoding inner-membrane translocator (PFAM: inner-membrane translocator~KEGG: bov:BOV_1725 branched-chain amino acid ABC transporter, permease protein), with the protein MEVFLQQLINGLTLGSIYGLIAIGYTMVFGIIGMVNFAHGDVFMVSAFIGLICVLLLTTVLGMSSIFLILAITLVVAMVFTGLVSWAIERVAYRPLRGSFRLAPMISAIGMSILLSNFVQVAQGPRNKPLPPMVPDVIVVMERNGYQVTLAYKQIIIMVVTATLLAGFWWLVQKTSLGRAQRACEQDRKMAALLGVNVDRTISLTFVIGAALAAVAGVMYLMYYGVVNFADGFVPGVKAFTAAVLGGIGSLPGAVLGGLLIGLIETLWSAYFSIEYKDVAAFSILVVTLIFLPQGLLGRPEVEKV; encoded by the coding sequence ATGGAAGTGTTCCTCCAGCAGCTCATCAACGGATTGACCCTCGGGTCGATCTACGGATTGATCGCCATCGGGTACACGATGGTGTTCGGCATCATCGGAATGGTGAACTTCGCCCACGGCGATGTCTTCATGGTGAGTGCCTTCATTGGCCTCATCTGCGTCCTGCTGCTCACCACCGTGCTGGGGATGAGCTCCATCTTCCTCATCCTCGCCATTACCCTCGTGGTGGCCATGGTGTTCACCGGGCTGGTGAGCTGGGCCATCGAGCGGGTGGCGTACCGGCCCCTGCGCGGCTCCTTCCGCCTCGCGCCCATGATCTCCGCCATCGGCATGTCCATCCTGCTCTCCAACTTCGTGCAGGTGGCCCAGGGCCCGCGCAACAAGCCGCTGCCGCCCATGGTGCCGGACGTGATCGTGGTGATGGAGCGCAATGGCTACCAGGTCACCCTCGCCTACAAGCAGATCATCATCATGGTGGTCACCGCGACGCTGCTCGCCGGCTTCTGGTGGCTGGTGCAGAAGACCTCGCTGGGCCGCGCCCAGCGCGCCTGCGAGCAGGACCGCAAAATGGCGGCACTGCTGGGCGTGAACGTGGACCGCACCATCTCGCTCACCTTCGTCATCGGTGCCGCGCTCGCCGCCGTCGCCGGCGTCATGTACCTCATGTATTACGGCGTGGTGAACTTCGCCGACGGCTTCGTGCCGGGCGTGAAGGCCTTCACCGCCGCCGTGCTGGGGGGCATCGGCTCGCTGCCGGGGGCGGTTCTGGGCGGGCTGCTGATCGGCCTCATCGAGACCCTGTGGTCCGCCTATTTCTCCATTGAATACAAGGATGTGGCAGCGTTCTCCATCCTTGTGGTCACGCTCATCTTCCTGCCCCAGGGCCTGCTGGGCCGGCCGGAAGTGGAGAAGGTCTGA